In Paraburkholderia phenazinium, the following are encoded in one genomic region:
- a CDS encoding LysR family transcriptional regulator, with protein MALSLHGIALRYFVEVARTGSISEASVRLHVAVSAISRQVARLESEIGAPLFERRPRGMALSEAGERLLAYAQRSLLEAEHVMKEIGGLDALHGSMLKIVSSEGFASDFLPTAMAGFRLKHPGIDFNLAVLTPGEATRRVRDGDADLALTFSLAPEKGVKVEHTERAPVFALMRADHPLAARAKVSLADLQRYPLVLPEAGTTIRQLIDITCALEGLLLEPDLTSNNSGAMYRYAQQSGAIMFTGLLSVRDRYAADGFVVIALSHPQMRQRSIQVQTMAGRELPASVRAFRDFLIAAIRAPQPK; from the coding sequence ATGGCCCTTTCCCTGCATGGCATTGCCTTGCGCTATTTCGTCGAGGTGGCGCGCACCGGTTCGATCAGCGAGGCGTCGGTGCGCCTGCACGTGGCGGTCTCGGCGATCAGCCGGCAGGTCGCGCGGCTCGAGTCGGAGATCGGCGCACCGCTGTTCGAACGGCGGCCGCGCGGCATGGCGCTGTCCGAAGCGGGCGAGCGCCTGCTCGCCTACGCGCAGCGCAGCCTGCTGGAAGCCGAACATGTGATGAAGGAGATCGGTGGGCTCGATGCCTTGCACGGCAGCATGCTCAAGATCGTCAGCTCCGAAGGGTTCGCCTCGGACTTCCTGCCGACCGCGATGGCCGGCTTCCGCCTCAAACACCCAGGGATCGACTTCAACCTCGCGGTCCTGACGCCCGGCGAAGCGACGCGGCGGGTGCGCGACGGCGACGCCGACCTTGCCCTGACCTTCAGCCTCGCACCTGAAAAGGGCGTCAAGGTCGAGCACACGGAGCGGGCCCCGGTGTTCGCGCTGATGCGGGCCGATCATCCGCTCGCGGCGCGCGCCAAGGTTTCGCTGGCCGATCTGCAGCGCTATCCGCTGGTGCTGCCGGAAGCAGGCACGACCATCCGGCAATTGATCGACATCACCTGCGCGCTCGAAGGGCTGCTGCTCGAACCGGACCTGACCAGCAACAACAGTGGCGCGATGTACCGCTACGCACAGCAATCCGGCGCGATCATGTTCACGGGGTTGCTGTCGGTGCGCGATCGTTACGCCGCCGACGGCTTCGTGGTGATCGCGCTCAGTCATCCGCAGATGCGCCAGCGCAGCATTCAGGTGCAGACCATGGCCGGGCGCGAACTGCCGGCTTCGGTGCGGGCGTTCCGCGATTTCCTGATTGCTGCGATCCGGGCGCCGCAGCCGAAGTGA
- a CDS encoding permease translates to MNTTRQTQPAAGWLIFLLVAVAGLFYVKWFPYYHRAFTAAETHSIGKSILMGTDASPPAPSLAAALGYALAYGKAIWQAMVLGLVLGSAVQVLLPVQWIARVLGKTSFGSVAAGGLLAIPGMMCTCCAAPVVVGLRQRQASPGGAIAFWLGNSVLNPATLVFMGFVLGWNWAALRLVLGVLMVFGLGYLVNRLVTPKEAEAADAQLAQLAALQEQARGNAFVRWLSLFARMAARLIPEYIVLILLLGAARAWLFPHVGPEIGNQFGWIVALAVAGMLFVIPTAGEVPIIQAMLSLGMGVGPAGALLMTLPPISVPSLAMLARSFRPRLLTLVAVSVVLFGVVSGGLAVALGF, encoded by the coding sequence ATGAACACCACACGCCAGACTCAACCCGCAGCCGGATGGCTGATCTTTCTGCTGGTCGCCGTCGCCGGCCTTTTTTATGTGAAGTGGTTTCCGTACTACCACCGCGCCTTCACGGCCGCTGAGACGCATTCGATCGGCAAGTCGATTCTGATGGGGACCGACGCGAGCCCGCCCGCCCCGTCGCTGGCGGCCGCGCTCGGTTATGCGCTGGCCTACGGCAAGGCGATCTGGCAGGCAATGGTGCTGGGTCTCGTGCTCGGTTCGGCCGTACAGGTCCTGTTGCCCGTGCAATGGATCGCCCGGGTGCTCGGCAAGACCAGCTTCGGCAGCGTCGCGGCCGGCGGCCTGCTGGCGATTCCCGGCATGATGTGCACCTGCTGCGCGGCGCCGGTGGTGGTCGGCTTGCGGCAGCGGCAGGCCTCGCCGGGCGGGGCGATTGCCTTCTGGCTCGGCAACTCGGTGCTCAATCCGGCCACGCTCGTATTTATGGGTTTCGTACTCGGCTGGAACTGGGCAGCACTGCGCCTCGTGCTGGGCGTGCTGATGGTGTTCGGTCTGGGCTACCTGGTGAACCGGCTCGTCACCCCTAAGGAGGCCGAGGCCGCCGACGCGCAACTGGCGCAGCTTGCTGCACTGCAGGAGCAGGCGCGCGGCAACGCGTTCGTCCGCTGGCTCAGCCTGTTTGCCCGCATGGCGGCGCGCCTGATTCCCGAATACATCGTGCTGATCCTGCTGCTCGGCGCGGCGCGCGCGTGGCTGTTTCCGCACGTCGGCCCGGAGATCGGCAACCAGTTTGGCTGGATCGTGGCGCTGGCGGTCGCCGGCATGCTGTTTGTGATCCCCACCGCGGGCGAGGTGCCGATCATTCAGGCCATGCTCTCGCTCGGCATGGGCGTCGGTCCCGCCGGCGCGCTGCTGATGACCCTGCCGCCGATCAGCGTGCCATCGCTGGCAATGCTGGCCCGCTCGTTCCGGCCGCGTCTCCTGACGCTGGTGGCGGTGTCGGTGGTGCTGTTCGGGGTGGTGAGCGGCGGACTGGCCGTCGCGCTCGGCTTCTGA
- the mnmH gene encoding tRNA 2-selenouridine(34) synthase MnmH has protein sequence MKNLLVSLDQLTRFDEIVDVRTPLEFAEDHIPGAINAPVLSNEERVIVGTMYKQVSPFEATRVGAAMVARNIAQHLETTFAGRPRNWRPLIYCWRGGKRSGSMTTWLNLIGWQARQLDGGYKAYRGSVVTALASLPGQFDYVALIGHTGSGKTRLLQALREAGAQVLDLEALACHRGSLLGALPDQPQPAQKAFDTALIGALSHFDVRRPVFVEAESRRIGAITLPQTLLERFHGGACVEVEATHAERITFLLQDYAHLFDQPDSFKHQLERLIGLHSREQVKHWQQLIDAGSSGPGPDGARDADAAAARAELFGELIERHYDPAYQRSSRQHFSRLGEALHFSFRPNAADSVEQAAALLASLAQAEGPVDASCSDVRVSNSKRS, from the coding sequence TTGAAAAACCTGCTGGTGTCCCTCGATCAACTGACGCGCTTCGACGAGATCGTCGACGTGCGCACGCCGCTCGAGTTTGCCGAAGATCACATTCCCGGTGCGATCAACGCGCCGGTGCTGAGCAACGAGGAGCGCGTGATCGTCGGCACCATGTACAAACAGGTGTCGCCCTTCGAGGCGACGCGGGTCGGCGCGGCGATGGTGGCGCGCAATATCGCGCAGCACCTCGAGACCACCTTCGCCGGGCGTCCGCGCAACTGGCGTCCGCTGATCTATTGCTGGCGCGGCGGCAAGCGCTCCGGTTCGATGACGACGTGGCTCAACCTGATCGGCTGGCAGGCGCGTCAGCTCGACGGCGGCTACAAGGCTTACCGCGGCTCCGTGGTCACCGCGCTCGCGAGTTTGCCGGGCCAGTTCGACTATGTCGCGCTGATCGGCCATACCGGGAGCGGCAAGACCCGGCTCTTGCAGGCGTTGCGCGAGGCGGGCGCCCAGGTGCTCGATCTGGAGGCGCTGGCCTGCCATCGCGGCTCGCTGCTCGGCGCGTTGCCGGATCAGCCGCAACCGGCGCAAAAGGCCTTCGATACGGCGCTGATCGGCGCGTTGTCGCACTTCGACGTGCGGCGTCCGGTGTTCGTCGAAGCGGAGAGCCGGCGCATCGGCGCGATCACGTTGCCGCAGACGCTGCTCGAGCGTTTTCACGGCGGCGCCTGTGTGGAAGTCGAAGCCACGCACGCCGAGCGCATCACGTTTTTGCTGCAGGACTATGCGCATCTGTTCGACCAGCCGGATTCGTTCAAGCATCAGCTCGAGCGTTTGATCGGACTGCATAGCCGCGAACAGGTAAAGCATTGGCAGCAGTTGATCGACGCAGGCAGCAGTGGGCCTGGCCCAGACGGCGCGCGTGACGCAGACGCCGCGGCGGCGCGTGCCGAACTGTTCGGCGAACTGATCGAGCGGCACTACGATCCCGCGTATCAGCGCAGCAGCCGGCAGCATTTCAGCCGCCTGGGCGAGGCGCTGCATTTCAGTTTCAGGCCGAACGCGGCCGACAGCGTCGAGCAGGCCGCGGCGCTGCTGGCGAGTCTTGCGCAGGCAGAGGGGCCGGTAGACGCCTCCTGCTCCGACGTCCGAGTTTCAAACTCCAAAAGATCATAA
- a CDS encoding NADP(H)-dependent aldo-keto reductase, translated as MEYRRLGNSDIEVSLIGLGTMTWGEQNTEREAHEQIDYALDHGVTLIDAAEMYPVPPRPETQGATERCIGTWLAQHRSAREKIVLATKIAGPARQPHNPRHIRGEGNQFDRKNLTEALNDSLKRLQTEYVDLYQLHWPDRSTMTFGRSNYPWVEDTYTVPIEETLSVLAGFVKEGKIRHIGVSNETPWGVAQFLRAAEKLGLPRIVSIQNPYSLLNRTFEVGLSEYSHRDGIGLLAYSPLAFGWLSGKYEGGARPEGARITLFERFQRYSKPHAVQATSRYVQLAKRHGLSPAQFALAFVNSRPFVTSNLIGATSLAQLKENIASVDVKLSPEVLAEIDALHEQQPNPAP; from the coding sequence ATGGAATACCGCAGACTAGGCAACAGCGACATCGAGGTCAGCCTGATCGGTCTCGGGACGATGACCTGGGGCGAGCAGAACACCGAACGCGAAGCGCATGAGCAGATCGACTATGCGCTCGATCATGGCGTCACGCTGATCGACGCCGCCGAGATGTATCCGGTGCCGCCGCGTCCCGAGACGCAGGGCGCCACCGAACGCTGCATCGGCACGTGGCTCGCACAGCATCGCAGCGCGCGCGAGAAGATCGTGCTCGCCACCAAGATTGCGGGGCCGGCGCGCCAACCGCATAACCCGCGCCATATTCGCGGCGAGGGCAATCAGTTCGACCGCAAGAACCTCACCGAGGCGCTCAACGACAGTCTCAAGCGCCTGCAGACCGAGTACGTCGATCTGTACCAGTTGCACTGGCCCGATCGCAGCACCATGACGTTCGGCCGCAGCAACTATCCGTGGGTCGAGGATACATATACGGTGCCGATCGAAGAAACGCTGTCGGTGCTTGCCGGGTTCGTGAAGGAAGGCAAGATTCGCCATATCGGCGTGTCGAACGAAACGCCCTGGGGTGTCGCGCAGTTCCTGCGCGCGGCGGAGAAGCTTGGCTTGCCGCGCATCGTCAGCATCCAGAATCCGTACAGCTTGCTGAACCGGACCTTCGAAGTGGGACTGTCGGAATACAGCCATCGCGACGGCATCGGTCTGCTCGCGTACTCGCCGCTCGCTTTCGGCTGGCTCTCGGGCAAGTACGAGGGCGGCGCGCGTCCCGAGGGCGCCCGCATCACGCTGTTCGAACGCTTCCAGCGCTACAGCAAGCCGCATGCGGTGCAGGCGACCAGCCGCTATGTTCAACTCGCGAAGCGGCATGGGTTGTCGCCCGCGCAATTCGCGCTGGCGTTCGTCAATAGCCGGCCGTTCGTGACGAGCAACCTGATCGGCGCAACCTCGCTGGCGCAGTTGAAGGAGAACATCGCCAGCGTGGACGTGAAGTTGTCGCCCGAAGTGCTGGCGGAAATCGACGCCTTGCACGAACAGCAGCCGAATCCCGCGCCGTAA
- a CDS encoding DUF2939 domain-containing protein, translating to MAVPTPAKRGFVRPLIVVLVVIVIVAVLGYGYASPYLALDRLKRAADARDAQTVSEYVDYPALRESLKEQVSGLLTRRLEARANGNPLAAIGAMIGVALIGPLVDAYATPDGVAALLNGMPPRGDLTQRPPAPPDLASNAPGTGAADSTPAPAVPAPAATAPATATTAAPPQPPQTTAGYRGINEFAVTYQHGVGDARYAAILRREGLFSWKLAAVDLNAN from the coding sequence ATGGCTGTTCCAACACCTGCAAAACGCGGCTTTGTCCGGCCGCTGATCGTTGTTCTGGTTGTGATCGTGATCGTCGCCGTGCTGGGGTATGGCTATGCGTCGCCCTACCTCGCGCTCGATCGTCTGAAGCGCGCGGCCGACGCGCGTGATGCGCAGACCGTCAGCGAGTACGTGGACTATCCGGCGTTACGCGAAAGCCTGAAGGAACAGGTTTCGGGCTTGCTGACGCGTCGGCTCGAAGCGCGGGCGAACGGCAATCCGCTTGCGGCCATTGGGGCAATGATCGGCGTGGCGTTGATTGGTCCGTTAGTGGATGCCTATGCCACGCCGGATGGCGTGGCTGCGCTGCTGAACGGCATGCCGCCACGCGGCGATCTCACCCAGCGTCCGCCTGCGCCACCGGATCTGGCGAGCAATGCGCCCGGCACCGGCGCGGCGGATTCAACGCCGGCGCCTGCGGTGCCTGCGCCGGCCGCCACAGCGCCGGCCACAGCAACCACCGCCGCGCCGCCGCAGCCGCCGCAAACCACGGCCGGCTATCGCGGCATCAACGAATTCGCCGTGACGTATCAGCATGGCGTCGGCGACGCGCGCTATGCCGCGATTCTGCGACGCGAAGGGCTATTTTCGTGGAAGCTCGCGGCGGTCGATCTGAACGCCAACTGA
- the lexA gene encoding transcriptional repressor LexA: MTKLTARQQEVFDLIRRAIERTGFPPTRAEIAAELGFSSANSAEEHLRALARKGVIELAAGASRGIRLLLAGNDDAPHQFTLPHASIMQLSLPLIGRVAAGSPILAQEHISQHYACDPALFSSKPDYLLKVRGLSMRDAGIFDGDLLAVQKKSEAKDGQIIVARLGDDVTVKRLKRRPNGIELIAENPDYDNIFVQAGSAEFALEGIAVGLIRPTEF, encoded by the coding sequence ATGACCAAACTCACCGCACGACAGCAAGAAGTTTTCGATCTGATCCGCCGGGCTATCGAACGCACCGGCTTTCCGCCCACCCGCGCGGAGATCGCCGCCGAACTGGGTTTCAGCTCGGCCAACTCGGCGGAGGAGCACCTGCGGGCGCTGGCCCGCAAGGGCGTGATCGAACTCGCGGCGGGCGCTTCGCGCGGCATCCGGCTGCTGCTGGCCGGTAATGACGACGCGCCGCATCAGTTCACGCTGCCGCACGCCAGCATCATGCAGTTGTCGCTGCCCCTGATCGGCCGGGTGGCAGCAGGTAGCCCGATCCTCGCGCAGGAACACATCTCGCAGCATTACGCCTGCGACCCGGCGCTGTTTTCGAGCAAGCCGGACTATCTGCTGAAGGTACGCGGGCTGTCCATGCGGGACGCCGGCATCTTCGACGGCGACCTGCTCGCCGTGCAGAAGAAAAGCGAAGCAAAAGACGGCCAGATCATCGTTGCGCGACTCGGCGACGACGTGACGGTCAAGCGTCTCAAGCGGCGGCCGAACGGTATCGAGCTGATCGCCGAGAACCCCGATTACGACAACATCTTCGTTCAGGCCGGCAGTGCGGAATTCGCATTGGAAGGCATTGCGGTGGGGCTGATCCGCCCCACCGAATTCTGA
- a CDS encoding M20 family metallopeptidase: MTRNQAIEHATHHFESGAFLTDLNRRVGFRTESQDAGRAATLLAYLTDEIVPEAGRLGFETRIVDNPVAGAGPLLIATRHESDDLPTVLIYGHGDVVRGYDNQWREALSPWEVKIEGERWYGRGTADNKGQHSINLAALASVLATRGGTLGFNAKLLIEMGEETGSPGLDAICHTYRDALAADVLIASDGPRLAARRPTVFLGSRGSVNFQLALNLRDGAHHSGNWGGLLRNPATVLANALASLVDARGVIAVAGLRPPPIPEAVRRALADITVGGGPGDPAVDDNWGEPGLTPAERVFGWNSFEVLAFKAGNPENPVNAIPASAFAHCQLRFVVGTDWQHLAQHLRTHLDAHGFTMVELTVERGAPATRLDPEDPWVTWAIASLEQTTGRKTAVLPNLGGTLPNEVFADTLGLPTIWVPHSYPACSQHAPNEHLLGPVVREGLQIMAGLFWDLGENAPKALAAGA; this comes from the coding sequence TTGACCCGCAATCAGGCCATCGAGCACGCGACACATCACTTCGAGTCGGGTGCCTTTCTCACCGACCTCAACCGCCGCGTCGGCTTTCGCACCGAGAGCCAGGACGCGGGCCGCGCCGCCACCCTGCTCGCCTACCTGACCGATGAGATCGTCCCCGAGGCCGGGCGGCTCGGCTTCGAGACGCGCATCGTCGACAACCCGGTAGCGGGCGCCGGTCCTCTCCTGATCGCCACGCGGCATGAAAGCGACGACCTGCCGACCGTGCTGATCTACGGCCACGGCGACGTGGTGCGCGGCTACGACAACCAGTGGCGCGAAGCACTGTCGCCGTGGGAAGTGAAAATAGAAGGCGAGCGCTGGTACGGCCGCGGCACCGCCGACAACAAGGGGCAGCACAGCATCAATCTCGCGGCGCTCGCCAGCGTGCTCGCCACACGCGGCGGCACACTCGGTTTCAATGCCAAGCTACTGATCGAAATGGGCGAGGAGACCGGCTCGCCGGGACTCGACGCAATCTGTCATACGTATCGGGACGCGCTCGCCGCCGACGTATTGATCGCCTCCGACGGACCGCGTCTCGCCGCACGGCGTCCCACCGTGTTTCTCGGCTCGCGCGGCTCGGTGAATTTCCAGCTCGCCCTGAACCTGCGCGACGGCGCGCATCACTCGGGCAACTGGGGCGGCCTGCTGCGCAATCCGGCCACCGTGCTCGCCAATGCGCTGGCGAGCCTCGTCGACGCGCGCGGCGTGATCGCCGTCGCCGGTCTGCGCCCGCCGCCGATTCCCGAGGCGGTGCGCCGGGCGCTCGCCGATATCACAGTCGGCGGCGGTCCGGGCGACCCCGCCGTCGACGACAACTGGGGCGAGCCCGGGCTCACGCCGGCAGAGCGCGTGTTCGGCTGGAACAGCTTCGAAGTGCTGGCCTTCAAGGCGGGCAACCCCGAGAACCCGGTCAATGCGATTCCTGCGTCCGCCTTCGCACACTGCCAGTTGCGCTTCGTGGTGGGCACCGACTGGCAGCATCTCGCCCAGCACCTGCGCACCCATCTGGACGCGCACGGCTTCACGATGGTCGAGTTGACGGTCGAGCGCGGCGCGCCGGCGACGCGTCTCGATCCCGAGGACCCGTGGGTCACGTGGGCGATCGCGTCGCTCGAGCAGACCACCGGTAGAAAGACAGCAGTCCTGCCGAACCTCGGCGGCACGCTGCCGAACGAAGTGTTCGCCGACACGCTCGGCCTGCCGACCATCTGGGTGCCGCATTCGTATCCGGCCTGCTCGCAGCATGCGCCGAACGAACATCTGCTCGGACCCGTCGTTCGTGAAGGATTGCAGATCATGGCGGGGCTCTTCTGGGACCTCGGCGAGAACGCACCCAAAGCGCTTGCCGCCGGCGCCTGA
- a CDS encoding MFS transporter: protein MSTPALQANALRPSAAKVHRIILAASIGNALEWFDLVVYGFFAVTIAKLFFPARTESISLMLTLGTFGISYLVRPLGGFVLGSLADRAGRKASLLLSIGLMMIGTLTIAIMPAYASIGVWAPIGILLSRLLQGFSAGGEFGCSTAFLVEHAPERRGFMGSWQFASQGLATLLASAFGALLTSQLSMAQLEAWGWRIPFLFGLAIGPVGFYIRKYVDEGAEFDKEEKTHTPVRDLFVTQKMRMLLAVGALVISTAANYMILYMPTYAIKQLHLPAATGFAATLATGLVLTVLTPFVGHWSDTAGRVRIMAVAALLMLATVYPTFVYMNVHPSFATMLVAMIWIGALKAAYFGALPALMSEIFPTRTRATGLAVSYNIGVTVFGGFAPLIITWLIAASGNKLAPGFYLMFCAVLSLIALYAVRVKLAIR from the coding sequence ATGAGCACGCCCGCCCTGCAAGCTAACGCCCTGCGCCCCTCTGCCGCCAAGGTCCACCGCATCATCCTCGCGGCGTCGATCGGCAACGCGCTCGAATGGTTCGATCTGGTGGTCTACGGTTTCTTTGCGGTGACGATCGCCAAGCTGTTCTTTCCGGCGCGCACCGAATCGATCTCGCTGATGCTCACGCTCGGCACCTTCGGCATCTCGTACCTCGTGCGGCCGCTGGGCGGCTTCGTACTCGGCTCGCTGGCCGATCGCGCCGGACGCAAGGCGTCGCTGCTGCTGTCCATCGGTCTGATGATGATCGGCACCCTGACGATCGCGATCATGCCGGCCTATGCCTCGATCGGCGTGTGGGCGCCGATCGGCATTTTGCTGTCGCGTCTGCTGCAGGGCTTTTCCGCCGGCGGCGAGTTCGGCTGCTCGACCGCCTTTCTGGTCGAACACGCGCCCGAGCGGCGCGGCTTCATGGGCAGTTGGCAATTCGCGAGCCAGGGACTCGCGACGCTGCTCGCCTCCGCCTTCGGCGCCTTGCTGACGAGCCAGCTTTCGATGGCGCAGCTCGAAGCATGGGGCTGGCGCATCCCGTTCCTGTTCGGCCTCGCGATCGGGCCGGTCGGTTTCTATATCCGCAAATACGTCGACGAAGGCGCGGAGTTCGACAAGGAAGAAAAGACCCACACGCCAGTGCGCGATCTGTTCGTGACGCAAAAGATGCGCATGCTGCTGGCGGTGGGCGCGCTCGTCATTTCGACGGCGGCCAACTACATGATCCTGTACATGCCGACCTATGCGATCAAGCAGCTGCATCTGCCCGCCGCGACGGGCTTTGCCGCGACGCTCGCGACCGGTCTCGTGCTGACCGTGCTCACGCCCTTCGTCGGACACTGGTCCGATACCGCGGGGCGCGTGCGGATCATGGCGGTTGCGGCGCTGCTGATGCTGGCGACGGTATATCCGACTTTCGTGTACATGAACGTGCACCCGTCGTTTGCGACGATGCTGGTGGCGATGATCTGGATCGGCGCGTTAAAGGCCGCGTATTTCGGTGCCCTGCCGGCGTTGATGTCGGAGATCTTTCCGACCCGCACCCGTGCGACGGGACTCGCCGTCAGCTACAACATCGGCGTCACGGTGTTCGGCGGCTTCGCGCCGCTCATCATCACGTGGTTGATCGCCGCGAGCGGCAATAAGCTCGCGCCGGGTTTCTATCTGATGTTTTGCGCGGTGCTGAGTCTTATCGCACTGTACGCGGTGCGAGTGAAACTCGCGATTCGCTGA
- the nodI gene encoding nodulation factor ABC transporter ATP-binding protein NodI: MSEAAIEFLQVHKRYAGKTVVDGLSFHVRRGECFGLLGPNGAGKTTTLRMLLGIAAPDAGTIRLCGEPIPARARFARARVGVVPQFDNLDPDFTVRENLLVFGRYFGLSAAQARAMVPSLLEFARLESKADARVGELSGGMKRRLTLARALVNDPDVLILDEPTTGLDPQARHLIWERLRSLLVRGKTILLTTHFMEEAERLCHRLCVIEEGRKIAEGAPNELIASEIGCDVIEIYGPDPLALRDELAPLAERTEISGETLFCYVTEAEPVHARLKERSDLRYLHRPANLEDVFLRLTGREMQD; encoded by the coding sequence ATGTCTGAAGCCGCCATCGAATTCCTGCAAGTCCACAAGCGCTATGCCGGTAAAACCGTCGTCGACGGTCTGTCGTTCCACGTCCGGCGAGGCGAGTGTTTTGGCCTGCTCGGCCCGAACGGCGCCGGCAAGACCACTACGCTGCGTATGCTGCTCGGCATTGCGGCGCCGGACGCCGGCACGATCCGCCTGTGCGGCGAGCCGATTCCGGCGCGCGCCCGCTTCGCGCGGGCGCGTGTCGGCGTGGTGCCGCAGTTCGACAATCTCGATCCGGACTTCACGGTGCGCGAGAACCTGCTGGTGTTCGGCCGCTACTTCGGCCTGAGCGCGGCGCAGGCCCGCGCCATGGTGCCGTCGCTGCTCGAATTCGCCCGCCTCGAAAGCAAGGCGGATGCGCGGGTCGGCGAACTGTCCGGCGGCATGAAGCGGCGTTTGACGCTGGCCCGCGCGCTCGTCAACGACCCGGACGTGCTGATCCTCGACGAGCCCACCACCGGGCTCGACCCGCAAGCGCGCCATCTGATCTGGGAGCGGCTGCGCTCGCTGCTCGTGCGCGGCAAAACCATTCTTTTGACCACGCACTTCATGGAAGAAGCGGAGCGGCTCTGTCACCGCCTATGCGTGATCGAGGAAGGACGAAAGATCGCGGAGGGCGCGCCGAATGAACTGATCGCCTCGGAGATCGGCTGCGACGTGATCGAAATCTACGGACCGGATCCGCTCGCCTTGCGCGACGAACTGGCGCCGCTCGCGGAACGCACCGAGATCAGCGGCGAGACGCTGTTCTGCTACGTCACCGAGGCGGAACCGGTGCATGCGCGCCTCAAGGAACGCTCGGATCTGCGCTATCTGCACCGGCCAGCCAATCTTGAAGACGTGTTCCTGCGACTCACGGGCCGCGAAATGCAGGACTAG
- a CDS encoding universal stress protein, whose translation MASYQKILLCYDGSREGRKALRCGADLALDLKAETHLLSVVDMRSSIAQSAGLLTDVACGSFEKTARDILQEGVDWLTERGVTAQGHFAFGHPIDEIANLANDLQVDLVVVGHRCRTGLSRWWMGAGNTPLLDRISCSILVACSSVQEQQQAAAAA comes from the coding sequence ATGGCGAGCTACCAGAAAATCCTGCTGTGCTACGACGGCTCGCGCGAAGGCCGCAAGGCACTACGTTGCGGCGCCGATCTGGCGCTGGACCTCAAGGCGGAAACGCATCTGTTGTCGGTCGTGGACATGCGCTCGAGCATCGCGCAGAGCGCAGGACTATTGACCGATGTGGCCTGCGGCAGCTTCGAGAAGACCGCCCGCGATATCCTCCAGGAAGGCGTGGACTGGCTTACCGAGCGCGGTGTGACGGCGCAAGGTCACTTTGCGTTCGGCCATCCGATCGACGAAATCGCCAACCTCGCCAACGATCTGCAAGTGGATCTCGTGGTGGTCGGCCATCGCTGCCGCACTGGCCTGTCGCGCTGGTGGATGGGGGCGGGCAATACGCCTTTACTCGACCGGATCTCGTGCAGCATCCTGGTGGCGTGCTCGTCGGTGCAGGAGCAGCAGCAAGCGGCCGCTGCGGCCTGA
- a CDS encoding ABC transporter permease — MDARTYDTPSQAAPASEPFAALPANAVNWIAVWRRNYLVWRKLALASMFGNLADPMIYLFGLGFGMGLMVGHVDGVSYIAFLATGTVASSVMMSASFEAMYSGFSRMHVQRTWEGIMHTPLTLGDIVLGEVMWAGSKSMLSGVAIMLVAGALGYANFPSMLLALPVIALTGLAFASVAMIVTALAPSYDFFMFYQTLVLTPMLLLSGVFFPIAQLPPIARHVTQVLPLANAVDLIRPAMLGRPLDHVALHVAVLVAYVVVPFCIAAVLFRRRMMR; from the coding sequence ATGGACGCACGCACCTACGACACCCCCAGCCAGGCCGCCCCGGCCAGCGAGCCGTTCGCCGCCCTGCCGGCCAATGCCGTCAACTGGATCGCCGTGTGGCGCCGCAATTATCTGGTGTGGCGCAAGCTGGCGCTGGCGTCGATGTTCGGCAACCTCGCCGATCCGATGATTTATCTGTTCGGGCTGGGCTTCGGCATGGGCTTGATGGTCGGGCATGTCGACGGCGTGTCGTATATCGCCTTTCTCGCCACCGGCACGGTGGCCTCGAGCGTGATGATGTCGGCCAGTTTCGAAGCGATGTACTCGGGGTTTTCGCGCATGCACGTGCAGCGCACGTGGGAAGGCATCATGCACACGCCGCTGACGTTGGGCGATATCGTGCTCGGCGAAGTGATGTGGGCAGGCAGCAAGTCGATGCTGTCCGGCGTGGCCATCATGCTGGTGGCCGGTGCGCTCGGCTATGCGAACTTCCCGTCGATGCTGCTGGCGCTGCCCGTCATCGCGCTGACCGGACTCGCGTTTGCCAGTGTGGCGATGATCGTGACGGCACTCGCGCCGTCGTACGATTTCTTCATGTTCTATCAGACGCTTGTACTCACGCCGATGCTGCTGCTCTCCGGCGTGTTCTTTCCGATCGCGCAGTTGCCGCCCATCGCCCGGCACGTGACGCAGGTGCTGCCGCTCGCGAATGCGGTCGATCTGATCCGGCCGGCGATGCTCGGCCGGCCGCTCGACCACGTAGCGCTGCACGTCGCCGTGCTGGTCGCCTATGTGGTCGTGCCGTTCTGCATCGCGGCCGTGCTGTTCCGCCGCCGGATGATGCGGTAA